The window TTCTGAATAGTTGTGGTCTAGGGTGGTTTACCCCAGGATGTGCTGCTGTTGTGATTGTATAGCAACCGTTCCCTGGCTAGAGCTTAGAACAGGTCTTTTTTGCCCCTCAGCCGGGCAAAGGTCTGTACCGTTGAGGTGCTGTTCATGGCCTGCTGTAGGTTAGCTTCATCCCACCGGAGGAAGGGATTGGTTTGCTTTTCGAGCCCTAGCTCAGTGGGCACCGTGGGTTGGTCTTGGGCGCGGGCAGCCTCTACCTGTTTTAACCGCTTTTGCAGAGCGGCATTGGTGCCATCCACGGTGACGGCAAACTTGAGGTTGCTCAGCGTGTACTCGTGGGCGCACCAGACCCGAGTGGTGTCGGGTAGCTGACGCAGCTTGCCCAACGACTCAACCATCTGCTGGGGGGTGCCCTCAAATAGGCGACCGCAGCCTCCGGCAAACAGGGTGTCGCCGCAGAAGAGTTCTCCCCAGTCCTTGGCTGTAGCCGGAGCTAGGTAGTAGGCAATGTGGGCGTAGGTGTGGCCGGGCACGAAAATAACCTCGGCTTGGCGATCGCAGATCTGCACCCGATCCCCCTCCTGCAAAAAATGGGTCTGCCCAGGAATGCGGCCCCGATCTTCGGTGCCGCCGTAGACCTGAGCCTGGGGAAATTGCTCTAGCAGCTGGCGGTTACCGCCCACGTGGTCGCTGTGGTGGTGGGTGTTAAAAATGGCGGTTAGCGTTGCGCCCAGCTCCTTTAGGGTGTGGAGCACCGGCTCGGCATCGCCGGGGTCAACCACGGCAGCCTGTCCCTGAACGGCATCGTGGAGCACAAAGATGTAGTTGTCGCGAAAGGCCGCTACCCGATAAAT is drawn from Leptolyngbya subtilissima AS-A7 and contains these coding sequences:
- the gloB gene encoding hydroxyacylglutathione hydrolase, which produces MEIYRVAAFRDNYIFVLHDAVQGQAAVVDPGDAEPVLHTLKELGATLTAIFNTHHHSDHVGGNRQLLEQFPQAQVYGGTEDRGRIPGQTHFLQEGDRVQICDRQAEVIFVPGHTYAHIAYYLAPATAKDWGELFCGDTLFAGGCGRLFEGTPQQMVESLGKLRQLPDTTRVWCAHEYTLSNLKFAVTVDGTNAALQKRLKQVEAARAQDQPTVPTELGLEKQTNPFLRWDEANLQQAMNSTSTVQTFARLRGKKDLF